A stretch of the Arvicola amphibius chromosome 8, mArvAmp1.2, whole genome shotgun sequence genome encodes the following:
- the Hebp2 gene encoding heme-binding protein 2 gives MAEEPEPDLGAAEDAVEPAVEMPSWKSPEDTDPQPGSYEIRHYEPAKWVSTCVESMDWDSAIQTGFTKLNGYIQGKNEKEMKMKLTAPVTSYVEPGSSPFSESTITISLCVPSEQQSDPPRPSESDVFIEDRAGMTVFVRSFDGFSSGQKNQEQLLTLANILREEGKVFNEKVFYTASYSSPFQLLERNNEVWLIQKNEPSQENE, from the exons ATGGCCGAGGAGCCAGAGCCAGACCTCGGGGCGGCCGAGGACGCAGTGGAGCCTGCAGTGGAGATGCCAAGCTGGAAGTCTCCAGAGGATACAGACCCCCAG CCCGGAAGTTATGAGATCCGACACTACGAACCAGCCAAGTGGGTCAGCACTTGTGTGGAGTCAATGGACTGGGATTCAGCCATCCAGACTGGCTTCACAAAACTGAATGGCTACATTCAAGGCAAAAATGAGAAAG AGATGAAAATGAAGCTGACCGCTCCAGTGACAAGCTACGTGGAGCCCGGCTCAAGTCCTTTTAGCGAGTCTACCATTACCATTTCCCTGTGTGTCCCCTCCGAGCAGCAATCCGATCCCCCCAGGCCTTCAGAGTCAGATGTCTTCATTGAAGACAGAGCTGGGATGACTGTGTTTGTGCG GTCCTTTGACGGATTCTCCAGTGGCCAAAAGAATCAAGAACAACTTTTGACATTAGCAAACATtttgagggaagaaggaaaggtttTCAATGAAAAGGTCTTTTATACTGCTAGCTACAGCAGTCCGTTCCAGTTACTTGAGAGAAATAATGAGGTGTGGCTGATTCAGAAAAATGAGCCCTCCCAGGAAAACGAATAA
- the Smim28 gene encoding small integral membrane protein 28, giving the protein MRGLLGSSWRKFGHAGRGTYEWLTSEPSLPLLETQLQGTQQVSSAQADVEPFLCILLPATSMLFLAFLLLFLYRRCQARQVQGQVFSIDLPEPPSGEVTDFLPSLPWGSEQSVPYSPLPVSGTLHLTCLPPSYEEAMGNPSGKEVLDTLPQNKEE; this is encoded by the exons ATGAGGGGACTGCTGGGCAGCAGTTGGAGGAAGTTTGGCCATGCTGGCAGGGGGACCTACGAGTGGCTAACCAGCGAACCCAGCCTGCCACTTCTGGAGACCCAACTGCAG GGCACCCAGCAGGTGAGTTCCGCCCAGGCAGATGTGGAGCCTTTTCTGTGCATCCTGCTTCCGGCCACCAGCATGCTTTTCCTGgccttcctgctgctcttcctgtACCGACGCTGCCAAGCCCGACAGGTCCAAGGCCAGGTGTTCAGCATCGACCTCCCAGAGCCCCCTTCCGGAGAGGTGACCGACTTCTTGCCCAGTCTGCCTTGGGGCAGCGAGCAGAGTGTCCCCTACTCCCCACTGCCGGTCTCTGGGACTCTGCACCTGACCTGCCTGCCACCCTCCTACGAAGAAGCCATGGGGAACCCGTCTGGGAAAGAGGTCCTGGACACACTGCCTCAGAATAAAGAAGAGTAA